From the Tripterygium wilfordii isolate XIE 37 chromosome 6, ASM1340144v1, whole genome shotgun sequence genome, one window contains:
- the LOC120000170 gene encoding transport inhibitor response 1-like protein, which yields MSEYNEQSPPADLPGSGPGTSSDFQSLCSDQVLENVLENVLQFLTFRRDRSSASLVCKSWYRVEALTRSELFIGNCYAVSPRRVTSRFARVRSVTLKGRPRFDDFNLMPPNWGAHFTPWLNAMVKSYPWLEKLNLKRMSITNNDLDLLAESFIRFKELALVCCEGFGTNGLAVLVSKCRHLKVLDLIESEVTDDEMDWISCFPEGESCLESLIFDCVEFPVNFEALERLVVRSPSLKKLRVNRDISIGQLYCLMIQAPQVTHLGTGSFSLLDGVAQAEQEPDYLSAFAACKSLVCLSGFRGIILDYLPVVLPVCANLTSLNFSYANITAVQLKPIISQCHKLQTFWVLDSICDEGLQAVAMACKELRELRVFPINAQEDIESPVSEVGLQAISEGCRKLRSILYFCQLMTNAAVKAMSKNCPDLVVFRLCIMGRHRPDHVTGEPMDEGFGAIVMNCKKLTRLAVSGLLTDRAFSYIGKYGKLVRTLSVAFAGDSDMGLKFVMEGCPRLQKLEIRDSPFGDAALRSGLHHYYNMRFLWMSSCRLSRQGCQEIAQALPHLVVEVIETEQKEMDDNVETLYMYRSLNGARDDAPNFVTIC from the exons ATGTCCGAATACAATGAGCAATCTCCGCCGGCCGATCTCCCCGGGTCGGGTCCGGGGACCTCTTCCGACTTCCAGTCTCTTTGCTCGGACCAGGTTCTAGAGAATGTTTTAGAGAATGTGCTCCAATTCCTCACATTTCGCCGTGACCGCAGCTCAGCGTCTCTGGTGTGTAAGTCTTGGTACCGTGTGGAGGCCCTGACCCGATCCGAACTCTTCATCGGCAATTGCTATGCAGTCTCGCCTCGCCGGGTTACTTCTCGATTCGCTCGTGTCCGCTCCGTCACGCTGAAGGGGAGGCCCCGGTTCGACGATTTCAACCTCATGCCGCCGAACTGGGGGGCCCACTTCACTCCTTGGCTTAACGCCATGGTGAAATCCTACCCTTGGCTCGAGAAGCTTAACCTCAAGCGCATGTCCATCACCAATAATGATCTCGATCTTCTTGCCGAGTCCTTTATCAGATTCAAAGAGCTTGCTCTCGTTTGTTGCGAGGGCTTTGGTACCAACGGCCTCGCCGTGCTTGTTAGCAAGTGCAG ACACCTCAAAGTGCTGGATCTGATTGAATCTGAGGTTACAGATGATGAGATGGACTGGATATCGTGTTTTCCAGAGGGTGAATCCTGCCTTGAATCGCTGATTTTTGATTGTGTAGAATTCCCGGTTAATTTCGAGGCATTGGAGAGGCTGGTAGTTAGGTCCCCTTCATTGAAGAAACTTAGGGTGAACCGTGACATTTCAATAGGGCAGCTCTACTGCCTGATGATTCAAGCTCCACAGGTCACACATCTTGGGACAGGCTCATTCAGCCTATTGGATGGTGTGGCACAAGCTGAGCAAGAGCCGGATTATTTGTCTGCTTTTGCTGCTTGCAAATCCTTGGTCTGTCTTTCAGGTTTTAGGGGAATAATTCTGGATTACCTTCCTGTTGTCCTTCCTGTTTGTGCAAATCTCACCTCGCTGAATTTCAGCTATGCTAACATTACTGCAGTGCAGCTCAAACCAATCATAAGCCAGTGCCACAAACTCCAGACTTTTTGG GTCCTCGATTCTATATGTGATGAAGGACTTCAGGCGGTGGCTATGGCATGCAAAGAACTCCGTGAGCTCCGTGTCTTCCCAATTAATGCCCAGGAGGATATTGAAAGCCCTGTGTCCGAGGTTGGCCTCCAAGCAATCTCCGAAGGTTGCAGGAAACTGCGGTCCATACTATATTTTTGCCAGCTGATGACTAATGCAGCCGTTAAAGCCATGTCAAAGAACTGTCCAGATCTTGTAGTGTTCCGTCTTTGTATAATGGGGCGTCACAGGCCTGATCATGTGACCGGAGAACCTATGGACGAGGGATTTGGAGCCATTGTCATGAACTGTAAGAAGCTCACTCGTCTAGCTGTATCAGGATTGTTAACTGATAGAGCTTTTAGTTATATTGGAAAATATGGGAAATTGGTTAGGACTTTGTCCGTTGCTTTTGCTGGAGACAGCGATATGGGGCTAAAATTTGTCATGGAGGGTTGCCCAAGATTGCAGAAGCTTGAGATTAGGGATAGTCCATTTGGAGATGCAGCTCTACGTTCTGGCTTACACCATTATTACAACATGAGATTCCTTTGGATGTCATCATGTAGGTTATCTCGTCAAGGTTGCCAGGAAATTGCTCAAGCATTGCCCCATCTTGTGGTGGAGGTGATAGAGACTGAACAGAAGGAGATGGATGATAATGTCGAGACTTTATACATGTATCGCTCCCTCAACGGGGCAAGAGATGATGCGCCAAATTTCGTTACAATCTGTTAG
- the LOC120000497 gene encoding cyclin-D3-1-like codes for MAPSFDCSASSLLCPEEDSSVFYDNDYNGVAAEFETISQYHWNHRNINNKLPFDGGAGLPLQSEACVSSMIENECQHMPSVHYLRRLHNGDLDVGARKEAIDWIGKVQAHYNLGPLCAYLAINYLDRFLSSYELPNGKPWMMQLLAVACLSLAAKLEETEVPLSLDLQMSDAKYIFEARTIQRMELLVLHTLKWRMQAVTPYSFIDYFLRKINDDQTQLRILILRAVQLISCTIKGIEFLEFKPSEVAAAVAIAVGGEILIGDNEKAISGLTQYIEKERVLKCVELIIELSLNDGLVKGAGGSVPSVPQSPIGVLDAATCLSNRSDDTTAGTCLNSSQNSPVAKRRKLDRPCELELHK; via the exons ATGGCACCAAGTTTTGACTGTTCTGCTTCGAGCCTTCTGTGTCCGGAGGAGGATAGCAGCGTTTTTTATGATAACGATTACAATGGTGTGGCGGCGGAGTTTGAGACTATTTCGCAGTACCATTGGAATCATCGAAACATTAATAACAAGCTCCCCTTTGATGGTGGAGCTGGGTTGCCATTGCAGAGTGAAGCATGTGTGAGTTCGATGATTGAAAATGAATGCCAGCACATGCCCTCTGTTCATTACTTGAGGAGGCTTCATAATGGGGATTTAGACGTGGGGGCAAGAAAGGAGGCTATTGATTGGATCGGAAAG GTACAAGCTCATTATAATTTGGGTCCCCTATGTGCTTATCTTGCAATAAATTACTTGGACAGATTTCTTTCTTCCTACGAATTGCCA AATGGCAAACCTTGGATGATGCAGTTATTGGCCGTGGCATGTTTGTCTCTCGCAGCAAAATTGGAGGAAACGGAAGTTCCTTTATCTCTAGATCTACAG ATGAGTGACGCTAAATATATATTTGAGGCTAGAACAATACAAAGAATGGAGCTTCTGGTGCTCCACACCTTAAAGTGGAGAATGCAAGCAGTAACTCCTTACTCTTTCATTGACTATTTCCTCCGCAAGATCAATGACGACCAAACCCAACttagaattttaattttgcGAGCAGTCCAGCTCATATCATGCACAATAAAAG GGATTGAATTCTTGGAATTCAAGCCTTCTGAGGTTGCAGCAGCTGTGGCAATTGCTGTTGGAGGAGAAATTCTAATAGGAGACAATGAGAAAGCAATTTCAGGTCTCACTCAGTACATAGAAAAG GAGAGGGTGTTGAAGTGTGTTGAACTAATCATTGAGTTATCCTTGAATGATGGGTTGGTTAAGGGTGCTGGGGGTTCAGTCCCATCAGTGCCCCAAAGTCCCATTGGGGTGCTGGATGCTGCTACATGCTTGAGCAATAGAAGCGACGACACAACTGCTGGGACGTGCTTGAATTCTTCGCAAAACAGTCCTGTTGCCAAAAGGAGGAAGCTAGACAGACCTTGTGAATTGGAGCTGCACAAGTGA